In a single window of the Podospora pseudocomata strain CBS 415.72m chromosome 2 map unlocalized CBS415.72m_2, whole genome shotgun sequence genome:
- a CDS encoding uncharacterized protein (COG:Z; EggNog:ENOG503Q4X4), producing MSHAAPSTSSDSYYTDEDSYSQQSHEYSESLADDDDEEEEDDDDDEDEWGGEYDDIDPSDSASTAHHEPYKRPISRNHSGTGRPHSGSRRHRLPPPQGRQSASYYQSPQAPPMSLDPSDEYGSTYGRPSYAHGPPPPNNVGAFYGNRGNQPPAGYAASHVGGFGASPYGAGQMVPYGDYSNPFAPMRGANGPPQNDYYNDPRALGPHGHQPGPGPQHYGHGMMAPYNPAGAAASMFYGAHQGYGGMPPHMQMHMYQAPPPPPTEVSPRPTTPAPAPPPKPAEPDPAMLKLQAELEAFKKAQKEKEEAEKQRALEEKIRQDAAEAYRRQMEETERQRKKAEEEAAAARRKAEEEAARQKMEHERQLALAKAEAEKATLERLEKERREAEQRRKEAEEERKRLEREARDKFEAEMRAAEERRRREAEAAALAEAEAKARVERAIREEQEKMAAKIKAEEEAKAAAAAKAAEEAKKLKELEEEAKKALERAIKEQEEKLAAAVKAEREKIEAAQKAEEEAKAAAAKKAAEEEAWKKKLEQEAQMKAELEAREKIEKERQAAEAAAAAAAAAKAAEEALKKRLMEEAKVKVEEAVMKKEKPPIRFKDAVGRKFSFPFHLCATWTGMEELIKQAFLNMEVIGPHVQEGHYDLIGPDGEIILPSVWERVIQPDWAVTMHMWPMEKHPLRMQHPGMPPPGMQMPGMPPGMGRPQPQGGHHGHGHRPSMGMPYRPPSRPTGGQGGPPPPPPPPGGMAWPPAGSAMGGIPMPGQGQRIRVPMPGPNGAVVVTADPPKVKKSKGAPTTVLGWMAGKPTKSSGKKKK from the exons ATGTC CCACGCTGCACCATCGACATCTTCAGATTCATACTATACTGACGAGGACTCGTACTCGCAACAAAGCCACGAGTACAGCGAATCGCTcgctgacgacgacgacgaagaggaagaggacgacgacgacgacgaagacgagtgGGGAGGAGAATACGACGACATTGACCCATCGGATTCTGCATCCACCGCTCACCACGAGCCCTACAAGCGCCCCATTTCCCGAAACCACAGCGGCACCGGCAGACCGCACAGCGGCTCCCGACGTCACcggcttccaccaccccagggACGCCAGTCGGCAAGCTACTACCAGTCACCCCAAGCGCCTCCAATGAGCCTGGACCCCTCGGACGAATACGGCTCGACGTATGGTCGCCCAAGCTATGCCCAcggcccaccaccgcccaacAACGTCGGCGCATTCTACGGAAACCGAGGTAACCAACCCCCAGCAGGGTATGCAGCAAGTCACGTAGGCGGTTTCGGCGCAAGTCCATACGGAGCCGGCCAAATGGTTCCCTACGGTGACTATTCGAATCCCTTCGCGCCCATGCGCGGCGCCAACGGGCCCCCTCAAAATGATTACTACAACGATCCCCGCGCACTCGGCCCACATGGTCACCAGCCGGGTCCGGGTCCGCAGCACTACGGACACGGCATGATGGCCCCCTACAACCCCGCCGGAGCGGCGGCCTCCATGTTTTACGGTGCTCACCAGGGTTATGGTGGCATGCCTCCACACATGCAGATGCACATGTATCAagcaccccctccaccgccaacagaagTCAGCCCCAGACCGACGACACCCGcacccgcccctcctcccaagccgGCCGAACCAGACCCGGCTATGCTCAAACTGCAAGCCGAACTGGAAGCCTTTAAGAAGgcccagaaagaaaaggaagaagcGGAAAAGCAAAGGGCACTGGAGGAAAAGATCCGCCAAGACGCCGCAGAGGCCTACCGCCGGCAGATGGAAGAGACTGAAcggcagaggaagaaggccgaggaggaagccgccGCGGCAAGGAgaaaggccgaggaggaggctgccagGCAAAAGATGGAACACGAAAGGCAGCTTGCTCTCGCCAAGGCCGAAGCTGAAAAGGCGACGCTGGAaaggttggagaaggagcgaagagaggccgagcagaggaggaaggaagccgaggaggagcgcaAGAGGCTTGAGCGGGAGGCACGCGACAAGTTTGAGGCCGAGATGAGAGCTGCTGAGGAGCGTAGAAGGCGCGAGgcggaggctgctgctcttgcCGAGGCTGAAGCCAAGGCCCGTGTGGAAAGAGCCATCCgtgaggagcaggagaagatggcggccaagatcaaggctgaggaagaggccaaggctgctgctgctgcgaaggcggccgaggaggccaagaagctcaaggagctggaagaagaggcgaagaaggctcTGGAAAGGGCCatcaaggagcaggaggagaagctcgcGGCTGCTGTCAAGGCGGAACGCGAGAAGATTGAGGCTGCtcagaaggccgaggaggaggccaaagccgcggcggcgaagaaggcggccgaggaggaggcctggaagaagaagctggagcaggaggctCAGATGAAGGCAGAGCTGGAGGCGAGAGAgaagattgagaaggagaggcaggctgccgaggcggctgctgctgccgccgccgcggcaaAGGCCGCTGAGGAGGCCCTCAAGAAGAggctgatggaggaggccaaggtgaaggttgaggaggctgtcatgaagaaggagaagccgcCCATCAGGTTTAAGGATGCTGTCGGGCGCAAGTTTAGCTTCCCCTTTCACCTTTGCGCCACGTGGACGGGCATGGAGGAGTTGATCAAGCAGGCCTTCCTTAACATGGAGGTCATTGGCCCTCACGTGCAGGAAGGGCACTACGACTTGATCGGCCCCGACGGCGAAATCATCCTGCCTTCGGTCTGGGAGCGTGTCATCCAGCCCGACTGGGCCGTCACGATGCACATGTGGCCCATGGAGAAGCACCCCCTCCGCATGCAGCACCCGGGTATGCCGCCCCCGGGCATGCAAATGCCTGGCATGCCCCCCGGAATGGgccgaccccaaccccaaggtGGACACCACGGACATGGGCACCGGCCCTCCATGGGGATGCCATACCGGCCACCTTCCCGTCCGACCGGTGGACAAGGCGgaccaccgccccctcctccgcctccgggcggcatggcatggcCGCCTGCCGGTAGCGCCATGGGCGGCATACCGATGCCCGGTCAGGGACAACGTATCAGGGTTCCAATGCCCGGACCGAACGGCGCCGTTGTTGTGACGGCGGATCCGCCAAAGGTGAAGAAGTCCAAGGGCGCGCCGACGACGGTGCTGGGGTGGATGGCGGGCAAGCCGACGAAGAGCAGCGGGAAAAA GAAGAAATAA